A genomic stretch from Canis lupus baileyi chromosome 3, mCanLup2.hap1, whole genome shotgun sequence includes:
- the KLHDC4 gene encoding kelch domain-containing protein 4 isoform X3, whose amino-acid sequence MPPTFTKTFVYNELYVYNIKKDTWTKVEIPNPPPRRCAHQAVVVPQGGGQLWVFGGEFASPDGEQFYHYKDLWVLHLATKTWEQVRSTGGPSGRSGHRMVAWKKQLILFGGFHESTRDYIYYNDVYAFNLDTFSWSRLSPSGAGPTPRSGCQMSVTPQGGIVIYGGYSKQRVKKDVDRGTQHSDMYLLQPEDGKEGSWRWTRINPAGAKPTPRSGFSVAVTPNHQTLLFGGVCDEEEEESLEGDFLNDLHFYDATRNRWFTGQLKGPKSEKRKRRRGKKAEPEGPDRQEHGGTSAQEPLEVVREVVTEDGTVITIKQMFATPGPAGKPQSNEEDSPDEVGGPVVEPSPRSNAMLAVKHGRLYLYGGMFEAGDRQITLSDLYCLDLQKMQEWTALVEMDPGTQEWLEESDSEEDSNESEGTEDEDSGESDKEAGGECGACAHQGQQETHGPAAPEPRALHQTSTSGVTSLPKP is encoded by the exons GCTGTGGTGGTGCCTCAAGGTGGAGGACAGCTGTGGGTCTTTGgaggagagtttgcttctcctgaTGGAGAGCAATTCTACCATTACAAGGATCTCTGGGTGCTGCATTTGGCCACCAAGACCTGGGAGCAAGTAAG atCAACAGGAGGCCCTTCAGGTCGGAGTGGACATCGGATGGTAGCCTGGAAGAAACAGTTAATCCTTTTTGGTGGCTTCCATGAGAGTACAAG AGACTACATCTACTACAATGATGTGTACGCCTTCAACCTGGACACGTTCTCCTGGAGTAGACTATCCCCGTCAGGGGCTGGGCCCACACCCAGATCAGGCTGCCAGATGTCTGTCACTCCCCAGGGTGGCATTGTCATCTATGGGGGCTACTCGAAGCAG AGAGTCAAAAAAGATGTGGACAGAGGCACCCAGCATTCAGATATGTACCTGCTGCAGCCCGAGGATGGAAAAGAAG GCAGCTGGAGGTGGACTCGGATTAATCCTGCAGGAGCCAAGCCCACTCCGAGGTCTGGCTTTTCGGTGGCTGTGACCCCGAACCATCAGACGCTGCTCTTCGGGGGAGTCTgtgatgaggaagaggaagagagcctGGAGGGGGACTTCCTTAACGACCTGCACTTCTACGATGCCACCAGGAACCGCTGGTTTACGGGGCAGCTCAAG GGACCTAAGTCTGAGAAGAGGAAACGTAGGAGAGGCAAAAAAGCAGAGCCCGAGGGTCCTGACAGGCAGGAACATGGGGGAACCAGTGCCCAAGAGCCCCTGGAGGTGGTCAGAGAGGTGGTCACAGAAGACGGGACCGTGATCACCATTAAACAGATGTTTGCCACCCCGGGGCCAGCTGGAAAACCTCAGTCCAACGAGGAGGACAGCCCTGATGAAGTGGGTGGCCCTGTGGTGGAGCCAAGCCCCCGCTCAAACGCCATGCTGGCCGTGAAGCACGGGCGGCTCTACCTTTACGGGGGCATGTTTGAAGCAGGTGACCGCCAGATCACCCTCAGTGACCTGTACTGCCTGGATCTCCAAAAGATGCAGGAGTGGACGGCCTTGGTGGAGATGGATCCAG GAACTCAAGAGTGGCTGGAGGAGTCAGACTCGGAAGAGGACAGCAATGAGAGCGAGGGCACCGAGGACGAGGACAGTGGCGAGAGCGACAAGGAGGCTGGGGGTGAGTGTGGTGCGTGTGCCCACCAGGGGCAGCAGGAGACCCACGGCCCAGCCGCTCCAGAGCCTAGGGCTCTGCACCAAACCTCGACTTCGGGGGTCACTTCGCTCCCGAAGCCCTAA